In the Panthera uncia isolate 11264 chromosome D2, Puncia_PCG_1.0, whole genome shotgun sequence genome, one interval contains:
- the LOC125932964 gene encoding protein FAM136A-like: MQCRVTMADLQQLQVQKAVDSAVKSLERENIQKMLMFWYSCCEDSREAMRQVHQCIERCHAPLAQSQLKKFQGCLAQCTMHCSDKAKDSIDAGNRGFQVKWQLETCVTKYVDDHMHLIPTMTEKISYPLGN; encoded by the coding sequence ATGCAGTGCAGGGTCACCATGGCAGACCTGCAGCAGCTCCAGGTGCAGAAGGCAGTAGACTCTGCGGTGAAGAgtctggagagagagaacatccagAAGATGCTCATGTTCTGGTACAGCTGTTGTGAGGATAGTCGGGAGGCCATGCGGCAGGTGCACCAATGCATTGAGCGCTGCCATGCGCCTCTGGCTCAAAGCCAGTTGAAGAAATTCCAGGGCTGCCTGGCCCAGTGCACCATGCACTGCAGTGACAAAGCCAAAgattcaatagatgcaggaaataGAGGGTTTCAGGTGAAGTGGCAGCTGGAGACTTGTGTGACCAAGTATGTGGATGACCACATGCACCTCATCCCAACCATGACTGAGAAGATCTCTTACCCACTGGGAAATTGA